The genomic window CCACGGTACTCGCCACCCAGCCGGGCATTCTGGAGCTGCTCGGCGGCACGGTCCGGACCGGCCGCTGGTTCGACGTCACCACGGAGACCTTCCCCGCGGTGGTGCTCGGTGCCGAGGCCGCCGAACGCCTCGGCGTCGTCGACACCGCCGGCGGCCCGCAGATCTACATCGGCCGGCGTTGGTTCACCGTCACCGGAGTCCTCGCCCCGATCCCGCTGGCCCCCGAGATCGACCGCTCGGCCCTGGTCGGCTGGCCGGCCGCCGAACGGGAACTGGGTTTCGACGGGCTGCCGACCGTGCTGTACGTGCGCGGTCACGACGCGGCCGTCGAAACCGTCCGCGAGGTGCTGCCGGCCACCGTGCTGCCCAGCCGGCCCGGCATGGTCCGGGTCACCCGGCCGTCAGACGCGCTCGCCGCCAAACGCGCGTCCGAGAACACCTTCAGCGCCCTGTTCCTCGGCATGGCCGGGGTGGCTCTGCTGGTCGGCGCCGTCGGCGTCGCCAACACCATGGTCATCTCGGTGCTGGAACGCCGCCGCGAGATCGGCCTGCGTCGGGCCCTCGGCGCCCACCGCGGTCAGATCCGCGCCCAGTTCCTCACCGAGTCCGCCGTCCTGTCGCTGTTCGGAGGACTCACCGGAACCCTGATCGGCGTGGCCGTGACGGTCGGTTACGCCCTGCACCAGAACTGGCCGCCGGTCATCCCACCGGCCGCTCTCGGCGCCGGCACCGGCGGTGCCCTGCTCATCGGCATGCTCGCCGGCGTCTACCCGTCGATGCGGGCCGCGCGCCTGACCCCCACCGAGGCTCTCGCCTCCTCCTGAAAGGACCTTCCCGTGCGTACGATAATCGCCCTCGCCCTGACGGCGCTCCTGCTCGCCGGCTGTTCCGGCCCACCCGCGGAGACCGCCGCCCCGGACGTCGCGTCGCTGCAGAATCCCAGCAGCGCGCCCGCCGGAACCGGGACCACCTCAGCACCGGTCATCCGGCCCGACTCCACATCGGCGGACGTGCAGCGGATGCAACAGCCGTGGATGCGGTGCCTGAAGGGGAACGGCATCCCGATGCGGACCACCGAGGACGGCCTGCTCGACATCGACGCCACCGGCAACAGCAAGGGCACCAACGGCCGGATCATGGCGGCCGAACCGGCGATCGAGAAGGCTTGCGGGAAGCTGCGGCCGGTACTGGCCCCGGAGCTGGACGAGGACCGGAACCCGTACTGGGCCGACGACGACGAGAACTACCACAAGTGCCTGGTCGAAGCCGGCTACGACTACATCGAGAAGGACGGCGAGTGGGTTCCCGGCCCGAGCTGGTACACCAGCGACAAACCGCCGAACGAGGCGGTCGAACTGGGCTGCCAGGCGAAGGCCTTCGACGGCCGGAAAGGCTGACCCGTCCTTGTCCGTCGGCGTGGCCTCCCGGCGGTCCGGGCGCCGTCCGGGGAAGTGACCACATGTGACGGATTTCGCTATCACTGCATGTGGGTGATCCGGCTGGGTACCTTGGCTTGAGTGACTGTCGGCCAGCCCCCCGAAAAATCTGAATCCCGTCCCCTGCGCAGCGTCTCGGTGCTGCTCATGTGCGGGTTGTTCGCCGCCCTGACGGTCGCGGCCGCCGCCTTCCCGGCGGTCGCGATAGCGGGCCTGGCCGCCAAGGCGGGCGCCGAGGAGCTCGGTGAGATGCCGTCCGAGCTGGTCGTGCAGACGTCGCCACAGGTCTCGCGGATCTACGCGTCCAACGGCAAGACCCAGATCGCGATCATGTACGACGAGTTCCGTAGCGACGTGCCGCTCACCAAGATCTCGCAGAACATGCAGGACGCCATCATCGCCGCCGAGGACCACAAGTTCTACGAGCACAACGGTGTCGACCTCAAGGGGGTGGCCCGGGCGTTCGTCAGCAACAACCAGGGCGGCAGCAAA from Actinoplanes derwentensis includes these protein-coding regions:
- a CDS encoding ABC transporter permease, yielding MKAVRLSLLDLLSLGLVGLRVRRARAVLSALGIAIGIATTVVVMGIPASSEQALMRELERLGTDLLQASSLPDQDPPVALDSHAAEMARRIGPVTGAAAMANTRATIARNERTDNSAATTVLATQPGILELLGGTVRTGRWFDVTTETFPAVVLGAEAAERLGVVDTAGGPQIYIGRRWFTVTGVLAPIPLAPEIDRSALVGWPAAERELGFDGLPTVLYVRGHDAAVETVREVLPATVLPSRPGMVRVTRPSDALAAKRASENTFSALFLGMAGVALLVGAVGVANTMVISVLERRREIGLRRALGAHRGQIRAQFLTESAVLSLFGGLTGTLIGVAVTVGYALHQNWPPVIPPAALGAGTGGALLIGMLAGVYPSMRAARLTPTEALASS